Proteins encoded by one window of Salmonirosea aquatica:
- the arr gene encoding NAD(+)--rifampin ADP-ribosyltransferase, which produces MAASLEGTPSDEGPFYHGTKADLQVGDLLTAGGTSNYQPELKMNHIYFTALVNGAGLAASLAKGEGRERVYIVEPTGDFENDPNVTDKKFPGNLTRSYRSHAPLKIVGELIDWARQTPEQLQNFREKLANNKGEIIN; this is translated from the coding sequence CTGGCCGCTTCGTTGGAAGGTACCCCTTCTGACGAAGGCCCCTTTTATCACGGAACGAAAGCCGATTTGCAGGTAGGTGATTTGCTGACCGCCGGGGGTACTTCTAATTACCAACCCGAACTCAAAATGAACCACATCTATTTTACCGCCCTGGTCAATGGGGCGGGGCTAGCGGCTTCATTAGCGAAAGGTGAGGGACGTGAACGTGTCTATATCGTTGAACCAACGGGAGATTTTGAAAATGACCCGAATGTTACAGACAAAAAATTTCCCGGCAATCTGACCCGTTCCTATCGCTCCCATGCTCCGCTGAAAATCGTTGGCGAATTGATCGATTGGGCGCGTCAAACCCCTGAGCAACTCCAAAATTTCCGTGAAAAGTTGGCTAATAACAAAGGGGAGATTATCAATTGA
- a CDS encoding sensor histidine kinase: MLYFRNGSSLRVRGTDRHRDVGHSIHMIDPNGEWHKITWESIRRIEFKPTPDNALSSAVKPIYGTIKTDAGELTGFVKWDQSESTTSFRLDGKKDGKHKRILFGSIRKIEKTSENACTVTLVSEQTLLLSDNDDVGSTNHGLTVFVRGTGSMVVKWKDFREAVFDHEQTHDQLMGYLDFKEPRELWGRVKTTRGVFYRGKLIYDLDEQWDFETLEGKADGVHYSIVLRDIRLIEPQNNNHTSIVLKNGRRLNLNGHHDVTDKNWGYWSGKEAAARSTSPGNPSNRFPCLRGGCPGRKSTLVLTHLPVKKLRSILIFLAILVFSGLAYLIGTSDEPAFYLAALSWLLGVTLLLWLGNRYISIWLNAYYPWSDYDLRRFFAQIFLSTVYSLACVNLTYYLIKTQFLGFPPDQDQMVVLNLYGLLLIIPVISIHFGVFFMMRWKKNFTYSQELQSQHLKSQFDSLKNHLDPHFLFNNLNILSSLIDKDPATAQEFLEHFSDVYRYVLRTKNEELVSLETELEFIDSYLFMLKIRFVQQLQIRIQVSSAFRKHCIPPLSVQTLIENAMKHNKATDTEPLLIEIFTDARGYLVVQNNFHPKKTEGYSAQTGLNNLAKRYEYVADEVPEIIKSTTHFVVKLPLLLFEENNARTDY, encoded by the coding sequence GTGCTGTATTTCAGGAATGGCAGTAGCCTGCGGGTGCGGGGTACCGACCGGCACCGGGATGTAGGCCACAGTATTCACATGATCGATCCCAATGGAGAATGGCACAAAATCACCTGGGAATCCATCCGGAGGATCGAATTCAAGCCTACCCCCGACAATGCACTTTCGAGCGCGGTAAAACCCATCTACGGTACCATCAAAACCGATGCGGGCGAGCTGACGGGCTTTGTCAAGTGGGACCAGTCTGAAAGTACGACCTCGTTCCGCTTGGATGGCAAAAAGGACGGTAAACACAAACGCATTCTCTTCGGTTCTATCCGTAAGATCGAGAAAACCTCCGAAAATGCCTGCACGGTGACTCTGGTTTCGGAGCAGACACTCCTGTTGTCGGACAATGACGACGTGGGTTCTACGAATCATGGCCTGACGGTGTTTGTCAGGGGTACCGGCAGTATGGTGGTCAAGTGGAAGGATTTTCGGGAGGCGGTATTTGATCATGAACAAACCCACGACCAATTGATGGGGTACCTTGACTTCAAAGAACCCCGGGAACTGTGGGGACGGGTAAAAACAACCCGGGGCGTATTTTATAGAGGAAAGCTGATTTATGATCTCGACGAACAGTGGGACTTTGAAACGTTGGAAGGAAAAGCGGACGGGGTACATTATTCCATTGTGCTGCGCGACATTCGCCTGATCGAGCCCCAGAACAACAACCATACGTCCATCGTCCTTAAAAATGGCCGCCGGCTGAACTTGAATGGCCACCACGACGTGACCGATAAAAACTGGGGGTACTGGTCTGGAAAGGAAGCAGCAGCCCGAAGTACATCCCCTGGAAATCCATCCAATCGATTTCCCTGCCTTAGAGGGGGGTGCCCTGGTCGGAAAAGTACTTTGGTTCTAACGCATTTGCCGGTGAAAAAGCTACGCAGCATACTGATCTTCCTGGCTATCCTGGTTTTTTCGGGGCTGGCCTACCTCATAGGTACCTCGGACGAACCTGCGTTTTATCTGGCGGCACTTTCCTGGCTCCTGGGCGTAACACTGCTGCTGTGGTTAGGAAACCGGTACATTTCAATCTGGCTGAATGCCTACTATCCTTGGTCGGACTACGATCTGCGGCGGTTTTTTGCCCAGATTTTCCTGAGTACCGTGTACTCCTTGGCGTGTGTGAACCTGACCTATTACCTGATCAAGACCCAGTTTCTGGGCTTCCCGCCCGATCAGGATCAAATGGTGGTGCTCAATCTTTACGGATTGCTTCTGATCATTCCGGTGATTTCCATTCATTTCGGCGTTTTTTTTATGATGCGCTGGAAGAAGAACTTCACCTATTCGCAGGAACTGCAAAGCCAGCATCTGAAATCTCAGTTCGATTCCCTTAAGAATCACCTCGATCCGCATTTTTTGTTCAACAACCTCAATATTCTATCCTCGCTCATCGACAAGGACCCGGCAACGGCGCAGGAGTTTCTGGAGCATTTTTCCGATGTGTACCGCTACGTACTGCGGACCAAAAACGAGGAACTGGTGTCGTTGGAAACCGAGTTGGAATTTATTGATTCCTACCTCTTTATGCTCAAAATCCGGTTTGTGCAGCAGCTACAGATCCGCATTCAGGTGTCGTCTGCTTTTCGGAAACACTGCATTCCGCCCTTGTCGGTGCAGACGCTGATCGAGAATGCCATGAAGCATAATAAGGCCACCGATACCGAGCCGTTGCTCATCGAGATATTCACCGACGCCCGGGGCTATCTAGTGGTGCAGAATAATTTCCATCCCAAAAAAACGGAAGGATACAGCGCCCAAACCGGACTGAATAACCTGGCCAAACGCTACGAATACGTGGCGGACGAGGTACCTGAGATCATTAAAAGTACCACGCATTTCGTGGTAAAACTTCCTTTACTTCTATTTGAAGAAAACAATGCGCGTACTGATTATTGA
- a CDS encoding DUF3472 domain-containing protein produces the protein MLKNSFALSTLLILFQTRSVLSAPAEGERLEVPLGGNSWITGGNHEHITKEGLLDWSSSKAVLATYVRIARPGQLTLRLVASSQGTSHIRVTVLGKAVDKALRAGQAVENPLGTWEVRAPGYVKIELQGRSKTAPAYGQPTAWVLEGSAVNEATAFVKNNEGNFFYWGRRGPSVHLTYPTPTNSDVEWFYNEVTVPQGQDVIGSYFMANGFAEGYFGMQVNSTTERRILFSVWSPYKTDDPKSIPEDQKIRMLRKGKDVYTGEFGNEGAGGQSYLKYNWRAGNTYRFLLQGTPSGDSTTTYTAYFYAPEQGTWQLVASFRRPHTHTYLKRLHSFLENFIPDTGDTGRRVYFGNQWVKGTSGAWKELTEARFTADATARKGYRMDYAGGRENQRFFLQNCGFFADYTDIGKELERKASGQAPVLDLEKLP, from the coding sequence ATGCTCAAAAATAGCTTCGCACTATCCACGCTACTGATACTTTTCCAGACCCGCTCCGTTCTGTCGGCTCCTGCCGAGGGCGAGCGCCTAGAGGTACCCCTCGGCGGAAATTCCTGGATTACCGGCGGAAATCACGAACACATCACGAAGGAAGGTTTGCTGGACTGGAGCAGCAGTAAGGCTGTACTGGCTACCTATGTGCGCATAGCCAGGCCCGGTCAACTGACGTTGCGGCTTGTAGCAAGTAGCCAGGGAACGAGCCACATCCGCGTGACCGTCCTGGGCAAAGCCGTGGATAAGGCACTTCGGGCGGGGCAGGCCGTCGAAAACCCCCTAGGTACCTGGGAGGTACGCGCACCGGGCTACGTGAAAATTGAACTACAGGGCAGGTCAAAAACCGCCCCTGCCTATGGTCAGCCTACGGCGTGGGTACTGGAAGGCAGCGCCGTCAATGAAGCTACCGCCTTTGTAAAGAACAATGAAGGTAATTTTTTTTACTGGGGTCGGCGCGGCCCATCGGTACACCTCACCTATCCTACGCCGACCAATAGCGACGTGGAGTGGTTTTACAACGAAGTCACAGTACCCCAGGGGCAGGATGTGATCGGTTCGTACTTTATGGCCAATGGCTTTGCGGAGGGGTACTTCGGGATGCAGGTCAATTCGACCACCGAACGGCGGATTCTGTTCTCGGTGTGGAGCCCCTACAAAACCGATGACCCGAAGTCGATTCCTGAGGATCAGAAAATCAGAATGCTCCGTAAGGGGAAAGACGTGTACACCGGAGAGTTCGGCAACGAAGGTGCGGGTGGGCAGAGCTACCTGAAATACAACTGGCGGGCCGGGAATACCTACCGGTTTTTGCTACAGGGTACCCCTTCCGGCGACAGCACAACCACGTATACGGCCTATTTCTACGCGCCCGAGCAAGGTACCTGGCAGCTGGTGGCCAGTTTCAGGCGGCCCCATACGCATACCTACCTCAAGCGTTTGCATTCATTTCTCGAAAACTTCATCCCCGATACCGGCGACACCGGGCGGCGGGTGTACTTTGGCAATCAGTGGGTGAAAGGTACCTCCGGGGCGTGGAAGGAATTAACGGAGGCACGCTTTACCGCCGACGCCACCGCTCGTAAGGGCTACCGGATGGACTACGCCGGCGGGCGTGAAAACCAGCGGTTCTTTCTACAGAATTGCGGTTTCTTTGCCGATTATACCGACATCGGCAAAGAACTCGAGCGGAAAGCCTCGGGCCAGGCACCGGTCCTGGATCTGGAAAAACTACCCTAG
- a CDS encoding L,D-transpeptidase family protein, producing the protein MKFFFLTILFGGLLLLSACSSDRSKPATEDSSRPPTSQSASKPEFSYDPKAAGDSLKQWVDSLALKVDFPEIEKKKGAAQLFAFYQNRNFSPAWGAGTSQKLMEIISQIDREGLNPSNFPLDALRSLVDSAQSGKVSARTGARLDLLLSASYLKLADLLATGKIKADQLSADWHIKDQVPDTLGVYLQKAVAGQVERSLASLRPGFGQYTKLRRHLAQYRRLSAAGGWPTVEAGADLAPGDSSQRIIAVRRRLAVTGDLDSTLAPQQQNARYDSSLIEAVNRYQQRNGLIVQPEITDRMVQAMNIPAEDRLTQLMLNLDRIRWISTGPMPPTYALVNIPEYRLHVVEDGSEVKVMPVVVGKVMNATPVFKDQIEHVEFSPYWNVPTSIATAELWPKIRASRSYLDRNHMEILNGWGNNARVVSRSSVDWGNLRNYRIRQKPGPWNALGQVKFMFPNQYAIYLHDTPSEQLFGETRRAFSHGCIRIADPVWFADWILPQFNRDEVTEKMNDRQLEIVKLDQEIPVYIVYLTAFEDGEGRLNFRPDLYGLDKRLTPEFDK; encoded by the coding sequence ATGAAATTCTTTTTCCTTACCATATTGTTCGGCGGACTGCTGCTGTTATCCGCTTGTTCCAGTGACCGGAGTAAACCAGCAACTGAAGACTCCAGCCGCCCACCTACAAGCCAGAGCGCGTCTAAGCCCGAATTTAGCTATGATCCCAAAGCGGCGGGCGATTCGTTGAAACAATGGGTGGATTCGTTGGCGCTGAAGGTAGATTTTCCGGAAATAGAGAAAAAAAAGGGAGCGGCTCAACTGTTCGCCTTTTATCAAAACAGGAATTTTAGCCCCGCCTGGGGCGCGGGTACCTCGCAGAAACTGATGGAGATAATCAGTCAGATTGACCGTGAAGGCCTGAATCCCAGCAATTTTCCGCTCGATGCCTTGCGTTCTCTGGTAGACAGCGCCCAAAGCGGTAAGGTCTCCGCCAGGACGGGCGCCCGGCTCGACCTGCTGCTATCGGCTAGTTACCTCAAGCTGGCCGACCTGCTGGCCACCGGAAAAATTAAAGCCGACCAACTATCGGCCGACTGGCACATCAAGGACCAGGTACCTGACACGCTGGGGGTTTATTTACAAAAGGCCGTTGCAGGACAAGTTGAGCGTTCGCTTGCCTCGCTCCGGCCCGGCTTTGGCCAGTACACCAAATTGCGGCGACACCTGGCGCAGTACCGGCGGCTGTCGGCGGCGGGAGGCTGGCCTACGGTAGAAGCAGGGGCCGATCTGGCACCGGGCGATTCGAGCCAGCGGATTATCGCCGTTCGGCGCAGGCTGGCCGTCACCGGCGACCTCGACAGCACCCTTGCTCCACAGCAGCAAAATGCCCGGTACGATTCCAGCCTGATCGAGGCAGTCAACCGCTACCAACAACGCAATGGGCTGATCGTGCAGCCTGAAATCACCGACCGCATGGTACAGGCAATGAACATCCCGGCCGAGGATCGCCTCACCCAACTTATGCTCAACCTCGACCGTATCCGCTGGATTTCGACCGGACCTATGCCACCTACCTATGCCCTGGTGAACATACCGGAATACCGGCTGCATGTCGTAGAGGACGGCAGTGAAGTGAAAGTGATGCCGGTGGTAGTGGGGAAGGTAATGAACGCCACGCCAGTGTTCAAAGACCAGATCGAACATGTCGAATTCTCGCCCTACTGGAACGTACCTACCAGCATTGCTACCGCCGAGCTTTGGCCCAAAATCCGGGCAAGTCGCTCCTACCTGGATCGAAACCACATGGAGATTCTCAACGGCTGGGGCAATAATGCACGGGTAGTAAGCCGAAGCAGCGTGGACTGGGGCAACCTGCGCAACTATCGCATCCGGCAGAAGCCCGGCCCGTGGAACGCCCTGGGACAGGTCAAGTTCATGTTTCCCAATCAGTACGCGATCTATCTGCACGACACGCCCTCTGAGCAACTCTTCGGCGAAACCCGCCGGGCTTTCAGCCACGGTTGCATCCGCATTGCCGATCCTGTCTGGTTTGCCGACTGGATTTTGCCGCAGTTCAACCGCGATGAAGTGACCGAAAAAATGAATGACCGCCAGTTGGAAATAGTCAAGCTAGACCAGGAAATCCCGGTCTATATCGTGTACTTGACAGCTTTTGAAGATGGCGAGGGTAGACTCAACTTCCGTCCCGACCTGTATGGGCTGGACAAACGACTGACGCCGGAGTTTGACAAATAG
- a CDS encoding response regulator, translated as MNSAPIVLIEDDTDDKEILEMILQDLGIRNSLIWFSNGHDAYEYLKETTEQPFLILSDVNLPGMTGVEFKKKVDEHPTLSKKCIPFVLYSTSVDKKTVEDAYTKMTVQGFFKKNSGYDDIKKTIRIIHEYWTYCQHPNSC; from the coding sequence ATGAATTCAGCTCCCATCGTTCTCATAGAAGACGATACCGACGACAAAGAGATTTTAGAGATGATATTGCAGGACCTTGGTATCCGTAACTCACTGATATGGTTTTCCAACGGTCACGATGCTTACGAGTACCTAAAAGAAACGACCGAACAGCCCTTCCTGATTCTGAGCGATGTCAATCTGCCGGGTATGACTGGCGTCGAGTTCAAAAAGAAGGTAGACGAGCACCCCACACTAAGCAAAAAGTGCATACCTTTTGTATTGTATTCCACGTCGGTCGATAAAAAAACGGTGGAAGATGCTTACACCAAAATGACCGTGCAGGGCTTTTTCAAAAAGAACAGCGGATACGATGATATCAAAAAAACGATCAGGATCATCCACGAATACTGGACCTACTGCCAGCACCCCAATTCCTGCTAG
- a CDS encoding outer membrane beta-barrel protein, giving the protein MLIRSRTRIILCFLMLFLGLGLLPHLASAQRFSIQGSVQNFSDKSVMPGAIISIQKATDEQPTNGVMTDGNGEFRFENIAPGSYLVKINYLGFKPLSMPVEVVDKSVNLGTLALLEDVNNLQEVQVVGQVATAVLKGDTTEFNAGAFKTAADASAQELIQKLPGVTMDDGKVQAQGEDVQQILIDGKRYFGTDVNKALQSLPAEVIANIQIFNKKSDKAEMTGIDDGEDIKTINIVTKADRRKGQFGKLTGGYGTDDRYLVGASVNLFNEDRRFTITGLSNNINTTSFSNDQTSGRGDRPQNGIIKTNSIGANYSDMWSPKMEVTGSYSYTQQENFGVQSKYQQFVSVADSGRTYNENSRSTNRDAAHQADLRIDYKINPKNRLLVHPRMSAQTGNDYSYFLGRTENVNSPLNQTENTSNANSNGVSFRNFLLYSHQFDKKGRSITFRLRNDFSRNSSENFRLADNVYFREPDRSKTLNQFTDYNSNGNSWNVDLTYTEPVGKFGRIEIQHERGNRYSDSKRRLYDYSEITGDYTDLNTGLSNTFKSDYVTEETELGYQFKNDKLRFQVEGEYQRAKLHNDQFFPSEFALNRTFQNILPAVRFEYKFSKTKNFEFDYRARTDAPSISQLQNVYNISNPLYVRTGNPNLVQSLQNRFRGQYRAQNPENNHTFFAMTEATLASDYIATSTLTARRPIPLTAIDTLQTGSQLSRPINLDGYWTIRTFMNYGQPLDFIKSKLSLFAFINHTRLPSQIDSLTNFTSTTYYRVGASLSSNISENLDFYVSTRSGYNIVNRSLRKTTENYFNQSTRARLTWVIWKGLVYRTDLSHQLNTGLSTGFNTNYMIWNMSIGKKVFANQRGEISLSVFDLLKQNISIRRNVTDILVEDVQSNVLQRYFMLSFTYNLRHFSGGAKSERDFERSGESDRGRDRGRGRY; this is encoded by the coding sequence ATGCTTATCCGTAGCCGTACCCGTATCATACTGTGTTTTCTCATGCTTTTTCTCGGCTTGGGACTGCTTCCCCACCTGGCGTCCGCCCAACGTTTTTCGATTCAGGGTTCTGTGCAGAATTTCTCGGATAAATCCGTGATGCCGGGGGCCATCATTTCCATCCAGAAAGCGACGGATGAGCAACCTACCAACGGCGTAATGACCGACGGGAACGGGGAATTCAGGTTTGAGAACATAGCGCCCGGTTCGTACCTCGTGAAGATAAACTACCTGGGTTTCAAGCCCCTTTCTATGCCGGTGGAAGTGGTGGACAAATCGGTAAACCTGGGTACCCTGGCTCTGCTGGAGGATGTCAACAATTTGCAGGAAGTGCAGGTGGTAGGGCAGGTAGCTACTGCTGTCCTGAAGGGAGACACAACGGAATTTAACGCTGGGGCCTTCAAAACCGCGGCCGATGCCAGTGCACAGGAACTGATCCAGAAATTGCCCGGCGTGACCATGGACGACGGGAAAGTGCAGGCGCAGGGCGAAGATGTGCAGCAAATCCTGATCGATGGCAAGCGGTATTTTGGTACCGATGTAAACAAAGCCTTACAAAGCCTGCCCGCCGAGGTCATTGCTAATATCCAGATCTTCAATAAAAAGAGCGATAAGGCCGAAATGACCGGCATCGACGACGGAGAGGATATCAAAACTATTAATATCGTGACCAAGGCCGACCGCCGCAAAGGGCAATTCGGAAAGCTAACGGGAGGCTACGGCACGGATGACCGGTACCTGGTAGGTGCCAGTGTCAACCTGTTCAACGAAGATCGTCGGTTTACCATTACCGGGTTGAGCAACAACATCAATACCACCAGTTTCAGTAACGACCAGACTAGTGGCCGGGGCGATCGCCCCCAGAACGGAATTATCAAGACTAACTCAATTGGCGCAAACTATTCGGATATGTGGAGTCCGAAAATGGAGGTAACGGGCAGCTATTCCTATACCCAACAGGAAAACTTCGGCGTACAATCCAAGTACCAGCAGTTTGTAAGTGTGGCCGATTCGGGACGTACCTATAACGAAAATAGCCGGAGTACCAACCGAGATGCTGCCCATCAGGCTGATTTGCGCATTGACTACAAGATCAATCCCAAGAATCGGCTCCTGGTCCACCCCAGAATGTCCGCGCAGACCGGAAACGATTATTCCTATTTCCTGGGTCGTACCGAGAATGTCAATAGCCCGCTCAACCAGACCGAAAATACCTCGAACGCAAACAGCAATGGGGTCAGTTTTCGCAATTTTTTACTGTACAGTCATCAATTTGACAAAAAAGGCCGCAGCATAACTTTCCGACTGCGCAACGATTTCAGCCGGAATAGCAGTGAGAATTTCCGGCTAGCCGACAATGTCTATTTTCGGGAGCCTGATCGGAGTAAAACCCTGAACCAGTTTACGGACTACAATAGCAATGGTAATTCCTGGAATGTGGACCTCACCTACACCGAACCCGTGGGTAAGTTCGGCCGGATTGAAATCCAGCACGAACGCGGCAACCGCTACTCTGATTCCAAACGCCGCCTGTATGACTACAGTGAGATCACCGGCGACTATACCGACCTGAATACAGGCCTAAGTAACACCTTCAAGAGCGATTATGTCACGGAAGAGACCGAACTGGGTTATCAGTTCAAGAACGATAAGCTCCGGTTTCAGGTAGAAGGGGAGTACCAGCGGGCCAAACTCCATAACGACCAGTTTTTTCCGAGTGAGTTTGCGCTGAACCGGACCTTTCAGAACATACTCCCGGCCGTACGGTTTGAGTACAAATTCTCCAAAACCAAGAACTTCGAATTCGACTACCGGGCCCGTACCGACGCGCCATCCATCAGTCAGTTGCAGAATGTGTACAATATCAGCAACCCGCTTTACGTCCGTACTGGTAATCCCAATCTAGTGCAGTCCTTACAGAATCGGTTCCGGGGACAGTACCGCGCTCAGAACCCCGAAAACAACCATACATTTTTTGCCATGACCGAGGCAACTTTAGCCTCTGACTACATTGCAACCAGCACGCTGACGGCCCGCCGCCCCATACCGCTGACGGCCATCGATACGCTGCAAACCGGTTCACAACTTTCCCGCCCGATCAACCTCGATGGCTACTGGACCATCCGTACCTTCATGAATTACGGACAGCCGCTCGATTTCATCAAATCCAAGTTGAGTCTGTTTGCTTTTATCAACCATACCCGACTCCCCAGCCAGATTGACTCACTGACGAATTTTACCTCCACGACCTATTACCGGGTAGGGGCTTCGCTAAGTAGTAACATCAGTGAGAACCTCGATTTTTACGTAAGTACCCGCTCGGGCTACAACATCGTGAACCGGTCGTTACGGAAAACTACGGAGAACTACTTCAACCAAAGTACCCGGGCGCGCCTGACTTGGGTAATCTGGAAAGGGCTGGTGTACCGGACTGACTTGAGTCATCAACTCAACACGGGGCTTTCGACCGGCTTCAACACCAACTACATGATCTGGAATATGAGCATCGGAAAGAAGGTGTTCGCCAACCAGCGCGGGGAAATCAGCCTGAGTGTGTTTGACTTATTGAAGCAGAACATCAGCATCCGCCGTAATGTGACGGACATTCTGGTGGAGGATGTGCAGTCGAATGTATTACAGCGGTACTTCATGCTTTCGTTTACCTACAACTTGCGGCATTTTAGCGGGGGGGCGAAAAGTGAGCGGGATTTTGAGCGTTCGGGAGAATCCGACCGGGGCCGGGATCGGGGCCGAGGTAGGTACTAG
- a CDS encoding LytR/AlgR family response regulator transcription factor translates to MRVLIIEDEALAAERLQKQIAQYDPTIEIAACLATVEGAIVWLNQNPHPDLAFVDIQLSDGSCFEIFETIKIRFPIIFTTSYDQYALDAFEVNTVAYLLKPIKYGQLVKSFRKLEDMRRTFVPAPGYEGTPSPSGLGYAYKSRFLVKNGTQIKAIKTDEVAYFFSEEKMSFLVSDEHGKFPVDFSLEEIEVTLDPHIFFRISRKYIAHVDAIREIHPYFKGRLKVTLNPPVEEDIVISSDRTPSFKAWLDR, encoded by the coding sequence ATGCGCGTACTGATTATTGAGGATGAAGCGCTGGCCGCCGAGCGCCTGCAAAAACAAATAGCCCAATACGATCCGACCATCGAAATAGCTGCCTGCCTGGCTACGGTGGAGGGGGCGATTGTGTGGCTGAATCAAAATCCGCACCCCGACCTGGCTTTTGTGGACATCCAGCTTTCGGACGGTTCGTGTTTTGAAATATTCGAGACCATCAAGATTCGTTTTCCCATCATATTCACCACTTCGTACGATCAGTACGCTCTCGACGCGTTTGAGGTGAACACGGTAGCGTACCTCCTGAAACCGATCAAATACGGTCAACTCGTGAAGAGTTTTCGTAAGCTTGAAGACATGAGACGGACCTTCGTGCCCGCGCCAGGCTACGAGGGTACCCCTTCCCCATCAGGGTTGGGCTATGCCTATAAATCCCGGTTTCTGGTAAAAAACGGTACCCAGATCAAAGCCATCAAAACCGACGAGGTAGCCTATTTTTTTTCGGAGGAGAAAATGAGTTTTCTGGTTAGTGACGAGCACGGAAAGTTTCCGGTGGATTTTTCGCTGGAAGAAATCGAAGTCACGCTCGATCCGCATATTTTTTTCCGGATCAGCCGCAAGTACATTGCCCATGTGGACGCTATTCGGGAAATACATCCGTACTTTAAAGGGCGGCTGAAAGTCACCCTGAACCCACCCGTGGAGGAGGATATCGTCATTAGCAGCGACCGCACTCCCTCGTTCAAAGCCTGGCTGGACCGATAA
- a CDS encoding Uma2 family endonuclease: MPQTLEEFMVWEPNDGYKYEWNDGEIIRFERMKKKHLLLLRALSRLFASTEAYRLGGELIQEQDVWLTGIQMRRPDLAYFSGQQIDNSMLLADEPIPAFAIEIISPTDDAIKVDEKVAEYFKAGVQVVWHIYPENESVYVYTSRRNVVICIEHDLCSAQPVLPDFEIRVNDLFALPQVG; the protein is encoded by the coding sequence ATGCCCCAAACCTTAGAGGAATTCATGGTTTGGGAACCCAATGACGGCTATAAGTATGAGTGGAACGACGGCGAAATTATCCGATTTGAACGCATGAAAAAAAAGCATCTTTTACTGCTTAGAGCTCTCAGTCGCTTATTTGCTAGTACGGAAGCTTACCGACTAGGTGGAGAACTGATTCAGGAGCAGGATGTATGGCTAACGGGTATTCAAATGCGTCGTCCCGACCTGGCCTATTTCAGTGGCCAACAGATTGACAATAGTATGCTTTTGGCGGATGAACCTATTCCTGCCTTTGCGATCGAAATCATTTCCCCCACCGACGACGCCATCAAAGTCGATGAGAAAGTAGCGGAATATTTTAAGGCCGGCGTGCAGGTGGTTTGGCACATTTATCCGGAAAACGAGTCCGTGTATGTATACACATCCCGCAGGAATGTCGTAATCTGCATAGAGCATGACCTGTGCTCCGCCCAGCCTGTTTTGCCTGATTTTGAAATACGCGTGAATGATTTATTTGCCCTGCCGCAGGTAGGGTGA